A stretch of the Polyangiaceae bacterium genome encodes the following:
- a CDS encoding PIN domain-containing protein, which translates to MIPRYVLDTGALVSVERGKQRAARFFRLAAIGRARLIVPLPVIAEWWRGRTDAREEILGATEIVASVAAAQAAGIALARMREVDSKRTIDAMVMATAALLDAVVLTGDIEDFVALRAQFPRVVVLAA; encoded by the coding sequence TTGATCCCGAGGTACGTTCTCGACACCGGCGCGCTCGTGTCGGTGGAGCGAGGGAAGCAGCGGGCGGCGCGGTTCTTCCGTCTCGCAGCCATCGGCAGGGCACGGCTCATCGTTCCCCTGCCGGTCATCGCAGAATGGTGGCGCGGTCGGACCGATGCTCGCGAGGAGATTCTCGGCGCGACGGAGATCGTAGCCTCAGTCGCCGCTGCGCAAGCAGCCGGCATTGCACTCGCCAGGATGCGGGAGGTCGACTCCAAGCGAACGATCGACGCCATGGTGATGGCCACCGCGGCGCTCCTGGACGCCGTCGTCTTGACCGGCGACATCGAAGACTTCGTGGCGTTGCGCGCACAGTTTCCTCGGGTGGTCGTGCTCGCAGCGTAG
- a CDS encoding type II toxin-antitoxin system RelE/ParE family toxin, producing the protein MAAELEVLDAAADEAREAARWYAERNPLAAAAFELEVRHAFHEITETPDSWPTHVEGTRRFLLHRFPYEIVYRLLGASVLVLAVAHCKRRPGYWRERAV; encoded by the coding sequence GTGGCGGCGGAACTCGAGGTACTTGACGCAGCGGCGGACGAGGCGCGAGAAGCCGCCCGCTGGTACGCTGAGCGCAACCCGCTCGCTGCGGCAGCGTTTGAGCTCGAGGTTCGGCACGCCTTCCACGAGATTACGGAAACGCCCGACTCCTGGCCTACGCATGTCGAAGGAACACGTCGCTTCCTTCTTCACCGATTCCCGTACGAAATCGTGTACCGCCTTCTTGGCGCAAGCGTCCTGGTTCTGGCGGTCGCACACTGCAAGCGGCGGCCCGGGTACTGGCGTGAGCGAGCGGTCTGA
- a CDS encoding addiction module protein has protein sequence MDADQLLQEALRLPVEARAKLVGDLIYSLDDAPPDTDRDVAWAIEIRRRLAAYDAGELHSVPGDDLLRDLRTIASGGGTRGT, from the coding sequence ATGGACGCCGACCAACTCCTGCAGGAAGCCCTCCGCCTTCCTGTCGAAGCTCGAGCGAAGCTCGTTGGCGATTTGATTTACAGCCTGGACGACGCCCCACCCGACACCGATCGCGACGTTGCGTGGGCGATCGAGATCCGACGTCGTCTAGCCGCTTACGACGCAGGCGAGCTGCACTCTGTCCCCGGTGATGACCTCCTGCGCGACTTGAGGACGATCGCGAGTGGCGGCGGAACTCGAGGTACTTGA
- a CDS encoding type II toxin-antitoxin system PemK/MazF family toxin has protein sequence MRRGQIWWVDFSDPRGSEPGFRHPALVLQRDEVNASRISTVVVCVLTSNKAHAKAPGNTLLERRHTGLPRDSVANASQISTVDKADLDELVGALPPPVLRAVCEGLRWFLDLGE, from the coding sequence ATTCGGCGTGGGCAGATCTGGTGGGTCGATTTCTCCGACCCGCGCGGCTCGGAGCCGGGATTCCGTCATCCAGCGCTCGTCCTGCAGCGAGACGAAGTCAACGCGAGTCGGATCAGCACCGTCGTGGTGTGCGTGCTCACCAGCAACAAGGCACACGCCAAGGCGCCCGGGAACACGCTGCTCGAACGCCGCCACACCGGTCTCCCGAGGGACTCGGTGGCGAACGCGTCACAGATCTCCACCGTGGACAAGGCGGACTTGGATGAGCTCGTCGGCGCTCTGCCACCGCCCGTCCTCCGTGCTGTTTGCGAAGGGCTGCGCTGGTTCTTGGACTTGGGAGAGTGA
- a CDS encoding ribbon-helix-helix protein, CopG family: protein MKTAVSLPDDLFRLIDARARALKISRSALLARAAREFLEKGTPAADVTAAWNTAIDSGGQPGDDPAALAFRRRAKRVLRTGKAKKR from the coding sequence ATGAAGACGGCCGTGTCCTTGCCGGACGATCTGTTTCGACTCATCGACGCGCGGGCGCGCGCTCTCAAGATCTCTCGCAGTGCCTTGCTCGCGAGGGCGGCCCGGGAGTTCCTCGAGAAGGGGACGCCGGCGGCCGACGTGACGGCGGCGTGGAATACTGCCATCGACAGCGGCGGGCAGCCTGGAGACGATCCAGCCGCGCTGGCGTTTCGCCGGCGGGCGAAGCGGGTGCTCCGAACCGGCAAGGCGAAGAAGCGTTGA
- a CDS encoding sigma 54-interacting transcriptional regulator, with product MPDRPRFSDSETAGTEDLHLLGEAPLRPTSGERAGLVLLHAPDPRAVPHVVELSASEPLMIGRETPAGGLTLPQTAVSRVHARVHRAPGGWTVTDLDSRNGTLVNGRRVGEAVLEHQDELRVGDAIFVFVARGIDAFAGHRIDRPVSATERVAGPQTRAVFDALRAVGPSNLAVLVLGETGTGKELAARAVHAQSGRRGRFAALNCAAVPTHIVESELFGHRRGAFTGADRDKLGLIGSADGGTLFLDEVGDLGREAQAKLLRVLETGELFPLGATTPERVDVRFVAATNRDLPRLVEAGSFRADLYARLSGHVALLPPLRTRKEELMPLTRHLFAKHGRKDVSISTPAAAALCHHDWPFNVRELESLVRRAIALLDAKGAPPTASLELEHLPESVLEGLTGYGDPREAASAAATDATAPDAELLREALVRHRGNVAAVAREMRKDRVQIHRWMRRFGLDPSDFRG from the coding sequence ATGCCCGACCGCCCGCGCTTCTCGGACTCGGAAACGGCGGGCACCGAGGATCTCCACCTGCTCGGTGAAGCGCCGCTCCGCCCGACTTCGGGCGAGCGAGCCGGGCTGGTCCTCCTGCACGCGCCGGACCCCCGCGCCGTGCCCCACGTGGTCGAGCTCTCGGCGAGCGAACCGTTGATGATCGGGCGCGAAACACCCGCTGGCGGGCTGACGCTGCCGCAGACGGCGGTCTCGCGCGTCCACGCCCGCGTCCATCGCGCGCCCGGCGGGTGGACGGTGACGGATCTGGACAGCCGCAACGGCACACTCGTGAACGGAAGGCGCGTCGGCGAGGCCGTGCTCGAGCACCAAGACGAGCTGCGCGTCGGTGACGCGATCTTCGTGTTCGTGGCGAGGGGTATCGACGCCTTCGCCGGGCATCGAATCGATCGACCCGTGTCTGCGACGGAGCGGGTGGCCGGTCCGCAGACTCGCGCCGTCTTCGACGCGCTCCGCGCGGTCGGGCCGTCCAACCTCGCGGTCTTGGTCCTGGGCGAGACCGGCACGGGCAAGGAGCTCGCGGCGCGAGCGGTGCACGCGCAGAGCGGGCGTCGCGGGCGCTTCGCCGCGCTCAACTGCGCCGCCGTTCCGACACACATCGTCGAGAGCGAGCTGTTCGGCCACCGGCGGGGCGCTTTCACCGGCGCCGATCGCGACAAGCTGGGGCTCATCGGCTCGGCGGACGGCGGCACCCTGTTCTTGGACGAGGTCGGGGACCTCGGCCGAGAGGCGCAAGCGAAGCTACTGCGGGTGCTCGAGACCGGCGAGCTCTTTCCCCTCGGGGCGACCACGCCGGAGCGAGTGGACGTGCGCTTCGTGGCAGCGACCAATCGCGACCTGCCGCGCTTGGTCGAGGCCGGGAGCTTTCGCGCCGACCTCTACGCACGCCTGAGCGGCCACGTGGCGCTGTTGCCCCCGCTGCGCACGCGCAAGGAGGAGCTGATGCCGCTGACCCGCCACCTGTTCGCCAAACACGGGCGCAAGGACGTGTCGATCTCCACGCCGGCGGCGGCGGCGCTGTGTCACCACGACTGGCCGTTCAACGTGCGCGAGCTCGAGTCTCTGGTGCGCAGGGCGATTGCCCTGCTCGACGCGAAGGGCGCGCCGCCCACGGCTTCGCTCGAGCTCGAGCATCTGCCCGAGAGCGTGCTCGAGGGACTGACCGGCTACGGCGACCCACGCGAAGCGGCATCGGCAGCGGCGACCGACGCGACCGCACCCGATGCCGAGCTCCTGCGCGAGGCGCTCGTCCGTCACCGCGGCAATGTCGCCGCCGTGGCGCGCGAAATGCGCAAGGACCGCGTGCAGATCCACCGCTGGATGCGTCGCTTCGGCCTCGATCCGTCGGACTTCCGCGGCTGA
- a CDS encoding serine/threonine protein kinase → MHGEIASGGMAVVHFGRLLGPVGFSRTVAIKRLHAHLAKDPGFRAMFLDEARLAARIRHPNVVPTLDVLEEDDALYLVMDYVHGESLDRLLRNAGRQGEVVPPAIAAGIARDVLNGLHAAHEATSERGRPLGIVHRDVSPQNILVGIDGQARVLDFGVAKAQARMQLTAEGQLKGKIAYMAPEQVDQTALDRRADVWSLSVVLWEALTGKRLFVGDHPAQLMKVVLSQPIPSPREIAPHVPEALGTLVMRGLERDREARFESAEAMALAIAATGLSAPHHEIGAFATRVSGDSLTKRARVLADIEAGATSSGPFALPRPVAPDAELAAADARTLVATSLTNAETQRLERPAARGGRARPLAFVAVAAVAGGLGAAATVLIRTEPPAPAALSVAPAITPLASAPEPPAPPPVSAEPPALPPDAGPAKAPRTRAWKPPAPAKPAAAGRSDCVPPYIEKDGVRVPKLHCL, encoded by the coding sequence ATGCACGGCGAGATCGCGTCCGGTGGCATGGCGGTCGTCCACTTCGGAAGGCTGCTCGGTCCCGTCGGCTTCTCGCGCACCGTCGCGATCAAGCGCTTGCACGCCCACTTGGCCAAAGACCCCGGTTTCCGCGCCATGTTCCTGGACGAAGCTCGGCTCGCGGCGCGCATCCGGCACCCGAACGTCGTGCCGACGCTGGACGTGCTCGAAGAAGACGACGCGCTCTACCTGGTCATGGACTACGTCCACGGCGAGTCGCTGGATCGCCTGCTGCGCAACGCAGGGCGTCAGGGCGAAGTCGTGCCGCCCGCGATCGCCGCGGGGATCGCCCGCGACGTGCTGAACGGGCTGCACGCTGCGCACGAGGCGACCAGCGAGCGCGGCAGGCCGCTGGGCATCGTCCACCGCGACGTCTCGCCGCAGAACATTTTGGTGGGCATCGACGGACAGGCGAGGGTCCTCGACTTCGGAGTCGCCAAGGCCCAGGCGCGCATGCAGCTAACGGCCGAGGGCCAGCTCAAGGGCAAGATCGCCTACATGGCGCCCGAGCAGGTCGACCAGACCGCGCTCGACCGCCGCGCCGACGTCTGGTCCCTGTCGGTCGTGCTCTGGGAAGCGCTCACGGGCAAGCGCCTCTTCGTCGGCGATCACCCGGCTCAGCTCATGAAGGTCGTGCTCTCGCAGCCGATCCCTTCTCCCAGGGAGATCGCGCCCCACGTGCCCGAAGCGCTCGGCACGCTGGTCATGCGCGGTCTGGAGCGCGACCGCGAGGCTCGCTTCGAGAGCGCAGAGGCCATGGCGCTCGCCATCGCGGCCACCGGGCTTTCGGCGCCGCACCACGAGATTGGGGCCTTCGCCACGCGCGTGTCCGGCGACTCGCTGACGAAGCGCGCCAGAGTGCTCGCGGACATCGAGGCCGGCGCGACCTCGAGCGGTCCCTTCGCCCTGCCGCGGCCGGTCGCTCCCGACGCGGAGCTCGCGGCAGCCGACGCGCGCACCCTGGTCGCGACCAGCCTCACCAACGCCGAGACTCAGCGGCTCGAGCGCCCCGCAGCCCGCGGTGGCAGAGCCCGCCCCTTGGCCTTCGTCGCGGTCGCCGCCGTCGCGGGCGGGCTCGGTGCCGCTGCGACCGTGCTCATTCGCACCGAGCCTCCGGCGCCCGCAGCGCTCAGCGTGGCGCCCGCAATCACCCCTCTGGCGTCCGCGCCCGAGCCGCCTGCCCCGCCGCCGGTCAGCGCCGAACCGCCGGCGCTGCCGCCGGACGCCGGACCCGCGAAGGCGCCTCGAACCCGTGCCTGGAAGCCCCCCGCGCCGGCCAAGCCGGCAGCCGCCGGACGCAGCGACTGCGTCCCTCCCTACATCGAGAAGGACGGGGTCCGCGTCCCCAAGCTCCATTGCCTGTGA
- a CDS encoding ferritin-like domain-containing protein has protein sequence MNASDRLRSVILGALLLPLGCGGNTSEDPTGSGGSAGSGGTTSSGGTGGTGGTGGKPAVTCTYGTKVEDCFTPEQAWNIANNPPQGGDVVGNCPPAGLVQNSCCNTAQAGWEESGQCCYAFCEGACCGRPFSVDGVVRLAPAVPREDWLARFEPADERSGSIAEAWLRDARMEHASIASFARFTLELLAFGAPPELIADAQRAMADEIEHARLCFGLAERFGGRKLGPGPLETGAIEPRSLEAAAVAAFREGGVAETIAALAARQALERASDPAVRTALARIADDEERHAALAFRFLAFALDAGGAGVRLALEGALASLTVPVLDTADRALDVSAEVFQGAGRLSPAELQEAAHVAVREVIAPCARALLAGAAPRPEPVVHAPC, from the coding sequence ATGAACGCCAGCGACCGACTCCGGAGTGTCATCTTGGGAGCCCTGCTCTTGCCGCTCGGCTGCGGCGGCAACACCAGCGAGGACCCGACCGGCAGCGGTGGCAGCGCGGGCAGCGGCGGAACCACGAGCAGCGGCGGCACCGGCGGCACCGGCGGCACCGGCGGCAAGCCGGCGGTGACCTGCACCTACGGCACCAAGGTCGAGGACTGCTTCACGCCGGAGCAGGCCTGGAACATCGCGAACAACCCGCCGCAAGGCGGCGACGTCGTGGGCAACTGCCCGCCGGCAGGGTTGGTGCAGAACAGCTGCTGCAACACCGCGCAGGCCGGCTGGGAGGAGAGCGGCCAGTGCTGCTACGCCTTCTGCGAGGGCGCCTGCTGCGGCCGGCCGTTCAGCGTGGACGGCGTCGTGCGTTTGGCGCCGGCGGTGCCGCGCGAGGACTGGCTCGCGCGCTTCGAGCCGGCGGACGAGAGGAGCGGTTCCATCGCCGAGGCCTGGCTCCGCGACGCGCGCATGGAGCACGCCAGCATCGCCAGCTTCGCGCGCTTCACGCTGGAGCTGCTCGCTTTCGGGGCGCCGCCGGAGCTGATCGCGGACGCGCAGCGGGCGATGGCCGACGAGATCGAGCACGCGCGGCTCTGCTTCGGGCTCGCGGAGCGCTTCGGCGGGCGGAAGCTCGGCCCCGGTCCGCTCGAGACCGGGGCGATCGAGCCCCGCTCGCTCGAGGCCGCCGCGGTCGCGGCGTTTCGCGAGGGCGGCGTGGCGGAGACCATCGCGGCCCTGGCGGCGCGACAGGCGCTGGAGCGCGCGAGCGATCCCGCGGTGCGTACGGCGCTCGCGCGCATCGCCGACGACGAAGAGCGGCACGCGGCGCTGGCCTTCCGCTTCCTCGCCTTCGCGCTGGATGCCGGGGGCGCCGGCGTACGCCTGGCGCTCGAGGGCGCGCTCGCTTCCCTGACGGTGCCGGTGCTGGACACGGCCGATCGAGCGCTGGACGTCTCCGCGGAGGTCTTCCAGGGCGCTGGGCGCCTGAGCCCGGCGGAGCTCCAGGAGGCGGCTCACGTCGCCGTGCGCGAGGTGATCGCGCCGTGCGCCCGCGCGCTGCTCGCGGGCGCCGCCCCGCGTCCCGAGCCAGTCGTTCACGCTCCGTGTTAG
- the nadC gene encoding carboxylating nicotinate-nucleotide diphosphorylase produces MFVSSLLDRIVDAALAEDLEGGDLTTEATVPADARAVARAVARKDLVVCGGDVFARVFYRVDPGVRVERLLDEGADAKRGDVLWVAEGSARSLLMAERTALNFAQRLSGIATLARAYVRALPPGSKTRVTDTRKTTPGLRALERYAVRTGGAHNHRDTLGSAVMIKDNHIQAAGGIGVAVERARARAPHTSKIEVEVASLAELDQALEAGADIVMLDNFAEADVAAGVAKAKGKALVEVSGGITLERIAKLAAAGVDVISSGALTHSAPSADIALDLERLG; encoded by the coding sequence GTGTTCGTCTCGAGCCTGCTCGATCGCATCGTGGACGCGGCGCTCGCCGAAGATCTGGAGGGCGGCGACCTCACCACCGAGGCCACCGTGCCCGCCGACGCCCGCGCCGTGGCCCGCGCGGTGGCGCGCAAGGATCTGGTGGTTTGCGGCGGTGACGTTTTCGCGCGGGTGTTCTACCGCGTCGACCCCGGCGTGCGCGTCGAGCGCCTGCTGGACGAGGGCGCCGACGCAAAGCGAGGCGACGTGCTCTGGGTCGCGGAGGGCAGCGCGCGCTCGCTCTTGATGGCGGAGCGCACCGCGCTGAACTTCGCGCAGCGTTTGAGCGGCATCGCGACGCTGGCGCGCGCCTACGTGCGCGCCCTGCCGCCGGGCAGCAAGACCCGCGTCACCGACACGCGCAAGACCACGCCCGGGCTGCGCGCGCTGGAGCGCTACGCCGTGCGCACCGGCGGCGCGCACAACCACCGCGACACGCTGGGCTCGGCGGTGATGATCAAGGACAACCACATCCAGGCCGCCGGCGGCATCGGCGTCGCCGTGGAGCGGGCCCGCGCCCGCGCGCCCCACACCTCGAAGATCGAGGTCGAGGTGGCCTCGCTCGCGGAGCTCGACCAGGCGCTCGAGGCGGGCGCCGACATCGTGATGCTCGACAACTTCGCCGAGGCGGACGTCGCGGCGGGCGTGGCCAAGGCCAAGGGCAAGGCTCTGGTCGAGGTCTCGGGCGGCATCACCCTCGAGCGCATCGCGAAGCTGGCGGCCGCCGGCGTGGACGTGATCAGCTCCGGCGCGCTCACCCACTCGGCGCCGAGCGCCGACATCGCGCTCGATCTGGAACGCCTGGGATGA
- a CDS encoding biotin--[acetyl-CoA-carboxylase] ligase, whose protein sequence is MSAFDRARFLALCRERGVGLGEPLSAVAQTGSTNDDAMEAARSGAPHGATFVADAQTRGRGRRGARWTSPPGENLLCSVLLRPELSAERAGTLTLAVGLAVRDVVARRVTGAVRVKWPNDVLVGDAKLAGILLESQLEAGRVSALVIGVGLNVAMRELPSELRGIATSLALEGDPDPSREEVLVELLAALERRLAVHLRDGLRPVLDELRSCDALLGRRVRVDHVTGTAAGIAADGALVVRADDGEEAHARSGGVELV, encoded by the coding sequence ATGAGCGCGTTCGACCGGGCGCGCTTCCTCGCCCTCTGTCGCGAGCGCGGCGTGGGGCTCGGCGAGCCGCTCAGCGCCGTCGCACAGACCGGCTCGACCAACGACGACGCGATGGAAGCGGCGCGAAGCGGCGCGCCCCACGGCGCGACCTTCGTCGCCGACGCGCAGACGCGCGGGCGCGGGCGGCGCGGCGCGCGCTGGACCTCTCCGCCGGGAGAGAACCTGCTCTGCTCGGTGCTGCTCCGGCCCGAGCTCTCGGCTGAGCGGGCCGGGACCCTGACCCTGGCCGTGGGGCTCGCGGTGCGCGACGTCGTCGCTCGGCGCGTGACCGGCGCCGTGCGCGTGAAGTGGCCGAACGACGTGCTGGTCGGCGACGCGAAGCTCGCGGGCATCTTGCTGGAGAGCCAGCTCGAAGCGGGTCGCGTGTCTGCGCTGGTCATCGGCGTCGGTCTGAACGTCGCGATGCGCGAGCTTCCGAGCGAGCTCCGCGGTATCGCGACCTCCCTCGCGCTGGAGGGCGATCCCGACCCGAGCCGCGAGGAGGTGCTGGTCGAGCTGCTCGCGGCGCTGGAGCGTCGCCTGGCCGTTCACCTGCGCGACGGTCTCCGGCCCGTGCTCGACGAGCTGCGTTCCTGCGACGCTCTCCTCGGCCGGCGCGTGCGCGTGGATCACGTGACCGGAACGGCGGCGGGGATTGCCGCCGACGGTGCGCTCGTCGTGCGCGCCGACGACGGCGAAGAGGCGCACGCGCGCTCCGGCGGGGTCGAGCTCGTCTGA
- a CDS encoding RNA polymerase sigma factor produces the protein MLTQTQIPTRPLRDEITEILPALRARALKLCLNANEAQDLVQDTVERALRFESSYQPGTNLRAWMQQVLFSVFVTRCRRLRRERRALESLTTDPCAWTHSESGPAMTALSPRVERALAELPRPFGDVVRLVDLDERSYKDAAAMLGVPVGTVMSRLFRGRRLLAESLREVSFEALAEAA, from the coding sequence ATGCTCACCCAGACCCAGATCCCGACCCGCCCGCTGCGCGACGAAATCACCGAGATCCTGCCCGCGCTGCGCGCCCGCGCGCTCAAGCTCTGCCTGAACGCCAACGAGGCTCAGGATCTGGTGCAGGACACGGTGGAGCGGGCGCTGCGCTTCGAGTCCAGCTACCAGCCCGGCACGAACCTGCGCGCTTGGATGCAGCAGGTGCTGTTCAGCGTGTTCGTCACGCGCTGCCGTCGGTTGCGCCGCGAGCGCCGCGCGCTCGAGTCGTTGACCACCGATCCTTGCGCGTGGACGCACTCCGAGTCCGGCCCGGCGATGACGGCGCTGTCGCCCCGCGTGGAGCGCGCGCTCGCCGAGTTGCCGCGCCCGTTCGGCGACGTGGTGCGGCTGGTGGATCTCGACGAGCGCTCCTACAAGGACGCCGCCGCGATGCTCGGCGTCCCGGTGGGCACGGTGATGAGCCGCTTGTTCCGCGGGCGGCGCCTGTTGGCGGAGAGCCTGCGCGAGGTCAGCTTCGAGGCGCTGGCCGAGGCGGCGTGA
- a CDS encoding ATP-binding protein — protein sequence MYSRLLRAPRKSFLLLGPRGTGKSMWVRGAFPDAVYLDLLESDLYTELLASPSRLEAKIPPKHRGWVVVDEVQRIPALLDEVHRLIETRRIKFGLTGSSARKLRSRGVNLLAGRALSMTMHPLTAAELGGDFELEHSLRFGQLPSAYVDADPMAFLKTYVKTYLREEVMQEGLTRNLAAFARFLESISFSQGMLLNVSAVARDCHVERKVVEGYVGILEDLLLGVRLPAFQRRAKRRVTAHPKFYLFDAGVYRAVRPRGPLDSPDEIDGPAFETLLLQELRAHNDYRDLGYQMFYWRTATGVEVDFVLYGERGLHAFEAKRASRLRSSDYDGLRAFAADYPSATCTLVYAGTKAFSEGAIRVLPLPHALAELPRLL from the coding sequence ATGTACTCCAGACTGCTGCGTGCCCCCAGGAAGAGCTTCCTGTTGCTCGGCCCGCGCGGCACCGGGAAGTCCATGTGGGTCCGGGGCGCGTTTCCCGACGCGGTGTACCTCGATCTCCTGGAGTCCGACCTCTACACGGAGCTCCTGGCGTCGCCCTCCCGGCTCGAGGCCAAGATCCCGCCGAAGCACCGGGGCTGGGTCGTGGTCGACGAGGTGCAGAGGATCCCCGCGTTGCTAGACGAGGTTCACCGCCTGATCGAGACGCGACGGATCAAGTTCGGGCTCACGGGGTCGAGCGCTCGCAAGCTGCGGAGCCGCGGCGTGAACCTGCTGGCGGGGCGCGCGCTCTCGATGACCATGCATCCGTTGACCGCTGCCGAGCTGGGCGGCGACTTCGAGCTCGAGCACTCGCTGCGTTTCGGGCAGCTCCCGAGCGCCTACGTGGACGCCGATCCGATGGCGTTCCTCAAGACCTACGTGAAGACCTACCTGCGCGAAGAGGTGATGCAGGAAGGGCTGACCCGGAACCTGGCAGCGTTCGCGCGCTTCCTCGAGTCCATCAGCTTCTCTCAGGGGATGTTGCTGAACGTGTCGGCCGTGGCTCGCGATTGCCACGTCGAGCGCAAGGTCGTGGAAGGCTACGTGGGGATCCTGGAAGACCTCCTCCTCGGCGTGCGCCTTCCGGCCTTCCAGCGCCGCGCCAAGCGCCGAGTGACGGCGCACCCGAAGTTCTACTTGTTCGACGCGGGCGTCTACCGCGCGGTCCGCCCGCGGGGGCCGCTCGACTCACCGGACGAGATCGACGGTCCGGCGTTCGAGACGCTCCTGCTCCAGGAGCTGCGGGCCCACAACGACTATCGAGATCTGGGCTACCAGATGTTTTACTGGCGCACAGCGACGGGCGTCGAGGTGGATTTCGTGCTGTACGGCGAGCGCGGCCTGCACGCCTTCGAAGCCAAGCGAGCGTCACGGCTCCGGAGCTCGGACTACGACGGCCTCCGGGCCTTCGCGGCGGACTACCCCTCCGCGACCTGTACGCTCGTGTACGCCGGGACCAAGGCGTTCAGCGAAGGCGCCATCCGGGTGCTGCCGCTGCCGCACGCTCTGGCTGAGCTCCCGCGGCTGCTCTGA